From the Desulfovibrio sp. TomC genome, one window contains:
- the dnaX gene encoding DNA polymerase III subunit gamma/tau, which produces MSTVSLTAKYRPQRFADVAGQEAVKRILSRAAAEDRIAPAYLFSGTRGVGKTTLARVLAKALNCETAPTAEPCNVCSQCRQITAGVCPDVIEIDAATHGKVDDARRLKEDVGYAPLNSRYKVFIIDEAHMLTTAAFNALLKTLEEPPARVTFILATTEPHKFPATIISRCQHYLFKRLAQAELEAHLVSLLTRETVPFEPKAVSLIARRGAGSVRDSMSLLAQVLALGGAELTESDARNVLGLAGQDVFFGLIEAIRAEDGPGVVEVLRQVLDKGLDIGFFLRELASMWRNLFLLRQAGEKALSVVDLPAEEAGQWLDWAGRIEAAHIHACWQMTLEGQRRVQTSLEPALALELLLLNMAYLPRLLPLQNLAACSAPATPAAASGPGSGAGRAPQAPRQGGYRPQPLADQPAPYGQHRPAPTAPQAPVLSQASSSAQAPVQTPQAAQMPPAAQAPSRAYQPAAAAGAPVDPMGEAPARTAPAGPQNWDGFKRFAAKKGEIAGLKQARGVYHPDPAPGEVVIGCANAFHRGQLIHPDKFRQLSALASEYFGQGVTVRVEEGGQESDRMSPQDLKDYIDARPEVRQAVTTFDAEIIERKPR; this is translated from the coding sequence ATGAGCACTGTCAGCCTTACTGCCAAATATCGACCGCAGCGCTTCGCCGACGTGGCCGGCCAGGAGGCCGTCAAACGCATCCTGTCCCGGGCCGCCGCCGAGGACCGGATTGCTCCGGCCTATCTGTTCAGCGGCACCCGCGGCGTGGGCAAGACCACGCTGGCCCGGGTGCTGGCCAAGGCGCTCAACTGTGAAACAGCGCCCACGGCCGAGCCCTGCAACGTCTGCTCCCAGTGCCGCCAGATCACCGCCGGGGTCTGCCCCGACGTCATCGAGATCGACGCCGCCACCCACGGCAAGGTCGACGACGCCCGCCGTCTCAAAGAAGACGTGGGCTATGCGCCGCTCAACAGCCGCTACAAGGTCTTCATCATCGACGAAGCCCACATGCTGACCACGGCGGCCTTCAATGCCTTGCTCAAGACCCTGGAAGAGCCGCCGGCGCGCGTGACCTTTATTCTGGCCACCACCGAGCCGCACAAGTTTCCAGCCACCATCATCAGCCGTTGCCAGCACTATCTGTTCAAACGCCTGGCCCAGGCCGAGCTGGAAGCCCATCTGGTCAGCCTGCTGACGCGCGAGACCGTTCCCTTTGAGCCAAAGGCCGTGAGCCTTATTGCCCGGCGCGGGGCCGGCAGCGTGCGCGATTCCATGTCGCTTTTGGCCCAGGTCCTGGCCCTTGGCGGGGCGGAGTTGACCGAGTCCGACGCCCGAAACGTCCTCGGGCTGGCCGGGCAGGACGTCTTTTTCGGGCTGATCGAAGCCATCCGGGCCGAGGACGGACCGGGTGTGGTTGAAGTGCTGCGCCAAGTGCTCGACAAGGGCCTGGATATCGGCTTTTTTCTGCGCGAGCTGGCCTCCATGTGGCGCAACCTCTTTCTTTTGCGCCAAGCCGGCGAAAAGGCCCTGTCCGTGGTCGATCTGCCGGCTGAGGAAGCCGGGCAATGGCTGGACTGGGCCGGTCGCATCGAGGCCGCCCACATCCATGCCTGCTGGCAGATGACGCTGGAGGGCCAGCGCCGGGTGCAGACGAGCCTGGAACCGGCCCTGGCCTTGGAGCTGTTGCTGCTCAACATGGCCTATCTGCCGCGCCTGCTCCCGTTGCAAAATCTCGCCGCCTGCTCCGCGCCGGCAACGCCGGCAGCGGCCTCCGGTCCCGGGTCAGGCGCGGGCCGCGCGCCCCAGGCCCCCCGGCAAGGCGGCTATCGCCCCCAGCCTCTGGCCGATCAGCCGGCCCCCTATGGGCAGCATCGGCCGGCCCCGACCGCACCCCAGGCCCCGGTGCTGTCCCAGGCCTCGTCCTCGGCTCAGGCTCCGGTTCAGACGCCGCAAGCGGCTCAAATGCCCCCTGCGGCCCAGGCCCCGTCTCGTGCCTACCAGCCGGCTGCGGCCGCAGGCGCGCCGGTGGATCCGATGGGCGAGGCTCCTGCCCGGACAGCCCCGGCCGGCCCGCAGAATTGGGACGGGTTTAAGCGTTTTGCCGCCAAGAAGGGCGAGATCGCCGGCCTCAAACAGGCCCGCGGCGTTTATCACCCGGACCCGGCTCCCGGCGAAGTGGTCATCGGCTGTGCCAACGCCTTTCACCGGGGCCAGCTCATCCATCCGGATAAGTTTCGCCAGCTCTCCGCCCTGGCGTCGGAATATTTTGGGCAGGGCGTGACCGTGCGGGTGGAGGAGGGCGGCCAGGAATCCGACCGCATGTCGCCCCAGGATCTCAAGGACTACATCGACGCCCGGCCGGAAGTGCGCCAGGCGGTGACGACATTTGACGCGGAAATCATTGAACGCAAGCCCCGATAG
- a CDS encoding HD-GYP domain-containing protein, with protein MQIDEYPILVEQLCPGLFIRIDEPGLSHPFPPKGFKLRTEAEVAKVVGLGLAHVYCVPDKSDRLPISLEELDGLVGKRQKGPWATARTPVSAELSSLKRETIERNKDRIERFAACERRYEKAMDKVVEAIKKVSSPNAEVLEAAGEVVGPMAEMFLSDLDVLINVMTSKMRDEAKHYHALNVAVLSMMLAKEMGLGKTEIEEVGVGSLFHDVGKGRVPIQRFSKGNMVTMSKVLKEYYMEHPKIGAKMLAAVPGFPPSAQMLVLQHHELLDGTGFPARVQGTAMVLGARIAAVANVYDRFLNAKDGSALRTPHEAMKALYKRRGPLDPKAVTMFIRKLGVYPPGSLVELSNTMQGMVVSANMSDSLRPSIKVYHPDIPKREALIIDLTIETELTVVKALRPEALSPDVLLYLNPGKQVSYYVDAAPRS; from the coding sequence ATGCAGATAGACGAATATCCGATATTGGTGGAACAACTTTGTCCGGGGCTTTTTATTCGCATTGACGAACCCGGTCTGTCCCACCCCTTCCCGCCCAAGGGATTCAAGCTGCGCACAGAGGCCGAGGTGGCCAAGGTCGTTGGCCTGGGGCTTGCCCATGTCTATTGCGTCCCCGACAAGTCCGATCGCCTGCCTATTTCCCTGGAAGAACTCGACGGTCTGGTCGGAAAACGCCAGAAAGGTCCCTGGGCCACCGCCCGCACCCCGGTTTCGGCAGAACTTTCAAGTCTCAAACGAGAGACGATTGAGCGCAACAAGGACCGCATCGAACGGTTTGCCGCCTGCGAACGTCGGTACGAAAAGGCCATGGACAAGGTGGTCGAGGCCATTAAAAAGGTCAGTTCCCCCAACGCCGAAGTGCTGGAGGCGGCCGGGGAAGTCGTTGGTCCCATGGCCGAGATGTTTCTCTCCGACCTGGACGTGCTCATAAACGTCATGACCTCCAAGATGCGCGACGAGGCCAAGCACTACCACGCGTTGAACGTGGCTGTGCTGTCCATGATGCTGGCCAAGGAGATGGGCCTGGGCAAAACCGAGATCGAAGAGGTCGGGGTCGGCTCACTGTTTCACGACGTCGGGAAGGGGCGGGTGCCCATCCAGCGGTTTTCCAAGGGCAACATGGTGACCATGAGCAAGGTGCTCAAGGAATACTACATGGAACATCCCAAGATCGGGGCCAAGATGCTGGCTGCCGTCCCGGGATTTCCGCCCTCGGCCCAGATGCTGGTCCTGCAGCACCACGAATTGCTCGACGGCACAGGTTTTCCGGCCCGGGTCCAAGGGACGGCCATGGTTCTTGGGGCGCGCATTGCCGCCGTGGCCAACGTCTACGACCGTTTTTTAAACGCCAAAGACGGCAGCGCCCTGCGCACCCCGCACGAGGCCATGAAGGCCCTGTATAAACGGCGCGGCCCGCTTGATCCCAAGGCCGTGACCATGTTTATCCGCAAGCTCGGCGTCTACCCCCCGGGCTCCCTGGTCGAACTCTCCAACACCATGCAGGGTATGGTCGTCTCGGCCAATATGAGCGACTCCCTGCGCCCGAGCATCAAGGTCTACCACCCGGACATCCCCAAACGCGAGGCGCTCATCATCGATCTCACCATCGAAACCGAACTGACCGTGGTCAAGGCCCTTCGCCCCGAAGCGCTGAGTCCGGATGTGCTGTTGTACCTTAATCCCGGCAAGCAGGTATCCTACTATGTGGACGCCGCGCCCCGGTCCTAG
- a CDS encoding branched-chain amino acid transaminase, with product MGVRTDFIWMDGAMVPWDQANVHVLTHTLHYGVGVFEGIRAYECTDGSSAVFRLNEHIDRLLGSAKVMDMKVPYTRDQLAKACIETLQANKMTAGYIRPIIFIGSGEAMGVNPGPNPIRVAIAVWPWGAYLGAEALEKGIRICTSSYTRHHVNVMMTKAKVVGNYVNSVLAKTEALADGYDEALMLDPTGYVAEGTGENVFIVRNGSIKTPPLTSILAGITRDSLITLAKEFGYDVVEQLFTRDEVYMSDEAFFSGTAAELTPIRELDRRVIGEGHAGPVVKALQAAFFKVVKGENPAYAKWLYRYSL from the coding sequence ATGGGTGTTCGGACTGATTTTATCTGGATGGACGGTGCGATGGTGCCCTGGGACCAGGCCAATGTGCACGTCCTTACCCACACGTTGCATTACGGTGTCGGCGTGTTCGAAGGCATTCGGGCCTACGAGTGCACCGATGGCTCCTCAGCGGTCTTCCGCCTAAACGAGCACATCGACCGGTTGCTTGGTTCGGCCAAGGTCATGGACATGAAGGTCCCCTACACCCGGGACCAGCTGGCCAAGGCCTGCATCGAGACCCTTCAGGCCAACAAGATGACCGCCGGCTACATCCGGCCCATCATTTTTATCGGCTCTGGCGAGGCCATGGGCGTCAATCCCGGGCCAAACCCCATCCGGGTGGCCATTGCCGTGTGGCCGTGGGGCGCTTATCTTGGCGCTGAAGCCCTGGAAAAGGGCATCCGTATCTGCACCTCGAGCTATACCCGCCACCATGTCAACGTCATGATGACCAAGGCCAAGGTGGTCGGCAACTACGTCAACTCCGTGCTGGCCAAGACCGAGGCCCTGGCCGACGGCTACGACGAGGCGCTCATGCTCGATCCCACCGGCTATGTGGCCGAGGGCACCGGGGAAAACGTCTTTATCGTGCGAAACGGCAGCATCAAGACGCCGCCCCTGACCTCGATTTTGGCCGGCATCACCCGCGACAGCCTCATCACCCTGGCTAAGGAATTTGGCTACGACGTGGTGGAACAGCTGTTTACCCGTGATGAAGTCTACATGTCCGATGAGGCCTTTTTCTCCGGCACCGCCGCCGAGCTGACCCCCATTCGTGAACTCGATCGCCGGGTCATCGGCGAGGGCCATGCCGGTCCTGTGGTCAAGGCTCTCCAGGCGGCCTTCTTCAAGGTGGTCAAGGGTGAAAACCCGGCCTACGCCAAATGGCTGTACCGTTATAGCCTGTAA
- a CDS encoding methyl-accepting chemotaxis protein: MGNVKVGVKLFTLIVVTSLAALAIGFIGYQGLLRTGAALSEVAGNTLPCVAGLGMVKEGLLAAQSAERTILVPELANSKEFDRQRDNLRIGLALVDAGRAEVDGLTLGEEEAVQWKAFNDALAAWRKTNAQVLDLVSNGKRSNALTLSIGISTLSQKKAMESLNLLLERSRALADSQADAALADVGKRTTVLMVVGALCVAVSALLGIIITLSITRPLTRGVAFARAVADGDLEARLDVAGRDEIAQLADALRRMLDSLKENIATALARGEDAAAEAAKACTAMEAADEHRLAAENARQEGMLHAAGRLAEVVGVLTGAADALAGHTERATHGAQEQSLRLSEAVASMGEMRSTVVDVAHSAATASGTAAAARDKAASGAIVVRRAVDGISAARDKALDLARNMGELGSQAEGIGRVLGVISDIADQTNLLALNAAIEAARAGDAGRGFAVVADEVRKLAEKTMTATAEVGQAIRDIQIGTQKGVAGVREAAAVIETANTLAGESGQALSAIVSLVETASDQVRSIAAASEQQSAASESIESTIADVGRVSEDTAQAMAQAAGAVADLAEQARVIEGLIDELRGEGTPAALPSARA; the protein is encoded by the coding sequence ATGGGCAACGTCAAGGTCGGCGTCAAGCTTTTCACCCTCATCGTCGTCACCTCGCTGGCCGCCCTGGCCATCGGCTTCATTGGCTATCAGGGGCTTTTGCGCACTGGCGCAGCCCTGTCCGAGGTGGCCGGCAACACGCTGCCGTGCGTGGCCGGTCTTGGCATGGTCAAGGAAGGCTTGCTTGCCGCCCAGTCGGCCGAACGCACCATCCTGGTGCCGGAACTGGCCAATTCCAAGGAATTTGACCGGCAACGGGACAATCTGCGGATTGGGCTGGCTTTGGTCGATGCCGGTCGGGCCGAAGTCGACGGTCTGACCCTGGGGGAGGAGGAAGCGGTCCAGTGGAAGGCATTTAACGACGCCCTGGCTGCCTGGCGCAAGACCAATGCCCAGGTGCTTGACCTGGTCTCCAACGGCAAGCGCAGCAATGCCCTGACCCTGTCCATCGGCATTTCCACCCTTTCCCAGAAAAAAGCCATGGAGTCGCTCAATCTTCTGCTGGAACGCAGCCGTGCCCTGGCCGACTCCCAGGCAGACGCGGCCCTGGCCGACGTCGGCAAACGGACAACCGTGCTCATGGTCGTTGGAGCCCTGTGCGTGGCCGTCTCGGCGCTGCTTGGCATCATCATCACCTTGTCCATTACCCGGCCCCTGACCAGGGGCGTGGCTTTTGCCCGGGCTGTTGCCGACGGTGATCTCGAAGCCCGGTTGGATGTGGCCGGTCGTGACGAGATTGCCCAATTGGCCGACGCCTTGCGCCGGATGCTTGACTCCCTGAAGGAAAACATCGCCACGGCCCTGGCCCGGGGCGAGGACGCTGCGGCCGAAGCGGCCAAGGCCTGCACGGCCATGGAGGCCGCCGACGAACATCGGTTGGCCGCCGAGAACGCCCGGCAGGAAGGCATGCTCCATGCCGCTGGTCGGCTGGCCGAGGTGGTCGGCGTGCTGACCGGGGCTGCCGACGCCTTGGCCGGACATACCGAGCGGGCCACCCACGGGGCGCAGGAACAGTCCTTGCGCCTGTCCGAAGCCGTGGCCTCCATGGGCGAGATGCGTTCCACGGTGGTTGATGTGGCCCACAGCGCGGCCACGGCCTCCGGAACGGCGGCAGCGGCCCGGGACAAGGCGGCAAGCGGAGCGATCGTGGTCCGCCGGGCTGTCGACGGTATCAGCGCCGCCCGGGACAAGGCCTTGGATCTGGCCCGGAACATGGGCGAACTCGGCAGCCAGGCCGAGGGCATCGGCCGGGTGCTCGGGGTCATTTCCGACATTGCCGATCAGACCAACCTGCTGGCCTTGAACGCCGCCATCGAGGCTGCCCGGGCCGGCGACGCCGGCCGGGGATTCGCCGTGGTGGCCGACGAGGTGCGCAAGCTGGCGGAAAAGACCATGACCGCCACGGCCGAGGTGGGGCAGGCCATCCGGGACATCCAGATCGGTACCCAGAAAGGCGTGGCCGGCGTGCGCGAAGCCGCCGCAGTCATCGAAACGGCCAATACCCTGGCCGGCGAGTCCGGGCAGGCGCTAAGCGCCATTGTGAGCCTTGTGGAAACGGCCTCGGATCAGGTGCGCTCCATTGCCGCCGCTTCCGAGCAGCAGTCGGCCGCCAGCGAATCCATTGAAAGCACCATTGCCGATGTGGGCCGAGTGTCCGAGGATACGGCCCAGGCCATGGCACAGGCGGCTGGAGCTGTGGCCGATCTGGCCGAGCAGGCCCGGGTGATCGAAGGGCTCATCGACGAGTTGCGCGGCGAGGGGACGCCGGCTGCCCTGCCGTCCGCCAGGGCGTGA
- a CDS encoding YbaB/EbfC family nucleoid-associated protein, protein MKGMSELVRQAQVMQKKMAKLQEDLQERTVEGSAGGGMVTAVVTGANELKALTIDKTAVDPNDVEMLQDLILAAVNDGIKKAKAMMEAEMGQITGGIKVPGLF, encoded by the coding sequence ATGAAAGGGATGAGTGAACTGGTGCGTCAGGCCCAGGTTATGCAGAAAAAAATGGCCAAGCTCCAGGAAGACCTCCAGGAGCGCACCGTCGAAGGCTCGGCCGGCGGCGGCATGGTCACGGCCGTGGTGACCGGGGCCAATGAATTAAAGGCCCTGACCATCGACAAGACGGCCGTGGACCCGAATGATGTGGAGATGTTGCAGGATCTGATCCTGGCCGCCGTCAATGACGGGATCAAGAAGGCCAAGGCCATGATGGAGGCCGAAATGGGCCAGATCACCGGCGGCATCAAGGTGCCCGGCCTGTTCTAA
- the recR gene encoding recombination mediator RecR, whose amino-acid sequence MASQTTLPVPLVELVEQLSRLPGLGPKSALKVAMTLLEWPRARADSLGDGILRLRERLCLCRHCAGLSETPVCPVCADPSRNHDQLCLVAQWDSIMQIEETGLFAGRYLVLGGLLDPLEGISAGQLRLDVLRARLAEGEITECILALGATLAAESTASHIKNLLGREYPAVRLTRLAQGIPLGAEVKYVDKETLSQSLRYRQDL is encoded by the coding sequence ATGGCATCGCAAACGACCCTGCCCGTCCCTCTGGTGGAACTGGTGGAGCAACTCTCCCGGCTTCCGGGTCTTGGCCCGAAATCCGCCCTCAAGGTGGCCATGACGCTGCTCGAATGGCCGCGCGCCCGGGCCGATTCCCTGGGCGACGGCATTTTGCGCCTGCGTGAGCGGCTGTGTCTGTGCCGTCACTGCGCCGGCCTGTCCGAGACGCCGGTGTGCCCGGTGTGCGCAGATCCCAGCCGCAACCATGACCAGCTGTGTCTGGTGGCCCAGTGGGACTCCATCATGCAGATCGAGGAGACCGGGCTTTTCGCCGGCCGCTATCTGGTTCTTGGCGGCCTGCTCGATCCCCTGGAAGGGATTTCCGCCGGGCAGCTGCGCCTGGACGTTCTGCGCGCCCGGCTGGCCGAGGGCGAGATCACGGAGTGCATTCTGGCCCTTGGGGCGACTCTGGCTGCCGAATCCACGGCCTCGCACATCAAAAATCTTCTGGGCCGCGAGTATCCCGCTGTCCGCCTCACCCGACTGGCCCAGGGAATCCCCCTGGGGGCCGAAGTCAAATACGTGGACAAGGAAACCCTGTCCCAGTCCCTGCGCTACCGCCAGGACCTCTAA
- a CDS encoding tetratricopeptide repeat protein, with the protein MPEPPVSHTRAASGHKPVKGVFSIDSQRLLGIAGISRASQRIFFYAEQQDELGRVAIQRLNRTFIPSGTKRFITREQLLTQYQPEPSIYLNKVVPIMRRLEESVSTADAHRQRQELFAAEFEYKVILRLDEEHVKAAFGLGLTYLERQEKHNADAVFHKIMRIDAAFLPEHKHLYNAFGIQMRKLGMYDEAMRYYSRAYLLCRTDEHLLYNMARTLFEKGRLKSSRAILGKALRLNADFPEAKTFLAFLDSRERGEALAEPPLEALPPPLDKPPGALDADEDAGPQSRPSPEV; encoded by the coding sequence ATGCCAGAACCACCCGTTTCCCATACCAGGGCCGCTTCCGGCCACAAGCCCGTCAAGGGCGTTTTTTCCATTGATTCGCAGCGACTGCTCGGCATCGCGGGCATCAGCCGGGCCAGTCAGCGCATCTTTTTTTATGCCGAGCAGCAAGACGAGCTGGGACGGGTGGCCATCCAGCGCCTCAACCGCACTTTCATCCCTTCCGGAACCAAGCGGTTTATCACCCGTGAGCAGCTGCTGACCCAATACCAGCCTGAACCATCGATTTATCTCAACAAGGTTGTGCCGATTATGCGTCGGCTGGAGGAGTCTGTCTCAACCGCTGACGCCCATCGGCAGCGCCAGGAGCTTTTTGCCGCCGAATTTGAATACAAAGTCATTTTGCGGCTGGATGAGGAACACGTCAAGGCGGCCTTCGGTCTGGGGCTGACCTACCTGGAGCGCCAGGAAAAACACAACGCCGATGCCGTGTTCCACAAAATCATGCGCATCGACGCGGCTTTTTTGCCCGAGCATAAGCATCTTTATAATGCATTCGGCATCCAGATGCGAAAGCTTGGCATGTACGACGAAGCCATGCGCTACTACAGCCGAGCCTACCTCTTGTGCCGCACTGACGAGCATCTTCTCTATAATATGGCTCGGACGCTGTTTGAAAAGGGACGGCTGAAAAGTTCCCGGGCCATACTCGGCAAGGCCCTGCGCCTTAATGCCGACTTCCCCGAGGCCAAAACCTTTCTGGCCTTTTTGGATTCCCGGGAGCGGGGCGAGGCCTTGGCCGAGCCGCCCCTGGAGGCGCTGCCGCCGCCCTTGGACAAGCCGCCCGGGGCGCTTGACGCCGACGAAGACGCAGGGCCGCAATCCAGGCCGTCGCCCGAAGTTTGA